The genomic window ATTAAAATATGCAGATATCGAAGTGGATATAGATTAAATATTACGAAATGCTGGATAGGAACAAAAGAAACCTAACCAAACCCAAAAACCAATAGAAGACgataaacttaaaaaataaaaattaaaaacaaaaatttatccagaaaaagataagaaaaagggaCCTTGCGAACAAGTAATTGAAGAGTGCAGTTCTGGCGCCGCCAACGTGGAGGTTACCGGTAGGAGAAGGCGCGAAACGGACGCGAACGGGTGAAGGTTCTTGGTgttgatgagagagagaagaagctTTGAGTGAGAAAGCTCTTCGGAGGAAGCAGGTGGCGGTGATTCTTCGATGGTGATGGAGAATGATGGGTGGAGCAACCACCTTCGCCCAGGGAGTAACTGTAGCAGTGGCACCAACCATCATCAACGCGGCCATGGCTTATgattctctctcacacacacacacactctgtTTTCTTCAATCAGCTGAGTTCTGCGCCAAACTAACAAGATAGGAAAAGAAGTGTTTAAGTCCATTGTCTTATCTTTGAAGTCACTTTTCAAGTTATATACTAGTGCACTACTAATTGGTAGCAAAAGtagttcttaaaaaaaaaataagagtaaTACTCCAAGTAGGTCTCCAAAGAATTTATGGTAGGACAGATTTGTATCTaacaaaatttaactaaaattgtGATCCTGACGTTTTTAGTTATACACCAAATACGTCCCTATGTTAGTTTGACCTGGTCAAAATGTCCTACGTGGAGGTTAACAAACTGACATGTTAAGTTAACTGCCACGTGTCACCTCCAGGACAATTTGGTCTTCATCCAAGTTGGATAAAACGACGTCGTATTGGATCATGAGGCGAATGGCATCGTTTTGTGGAGGACAAATTCGTCCCCACCATGGAAGGCAGCGTTGCAAAACGGCGACATTTTAAATGGGGGACCTATCTGCTTGTTCGAGGGACCTATCTGCCCAATGATTATGCTTCTATAGGGACCTATTTATCTGATAACCTGATGTTTGGGGACATATCTGATCTATAATTGGTGACATTACCTTCAAATAGGTCCCTATAGGTCAGATAGGTCCTATAGGTCCAGTAGTAAAATTTTACTATTATAATTATCTATACTCAATTTGATCAAACCAAAGATTCTCAGATACTTCAACAATGTATCCAAGATGCATAAATAACAATGAAACAATCTTTTATGCTTTGGTGCAATGCGGTCCCGCTCCTAAGATTTAGTCTTCCTCTCCTTTTGTGAATGCTATAGTAAAAACAATGAATAGGTCAGATAGGTCCCCAAACATTAGGTTAtcagacaaataggtccctataGAAGCATAATCATCGAACAGATAGGTCCTATCGAACAGGCAGATAGGTCCCCTATTTAAAACATTGCTGTTTCGCAACTCTGCCTTCCATGGTGGGGACGAATTTGTCCTCCACGACGTTCGCCTCATGATCCAATACGACGTCGTTTTGTCCAGCTTGGATGGGGACCAAATTGTCCTAGAGGTGACACGTGACAGTTAACCTGACACGTCAGCCCGTTAATCTCCACGTAGGATGTCCTGACTGGGTCAAACTGCCATGGGGACGTATCTGGTGTATAATTAAAAACGCCAGAGtcaaaattttagttaaattttgttgGGACAAATCTATCCGACCGCTGAATTTTTTGGGGACCTATTTGGGGTATTACTCTTTTATacacaaattaatttttattatttttttcattagatATCAGTCTTAGTCTATTTTTCGGTATAACTCATCAATGAAAATTATTGACTTGACACGTTAACTTGTACATGTGGCTGTTAAATGTCCACATGTGCGAGAATGACAAAATAGTTCCTAAACTTGTTAATAAAAACATCGCCATATTCAAAATAGAGTGGAACGCTGTGTTTCATTTTTACATATTTCCCTTTATATATCTTCATCCTCTCAAAAAGATATCAAATCTCATCATTCACTCTCCATTTTACATAGAAACCTTATGCCCATGTAATCTCATCTCCCACATCACCGTCAACGTTAGAATTCTGTTCATCATCATCACGGCCGTCAATTATTTCCGTTGTCTTTGAATCGCACAAAGCACTACAATAAATACCACGATAGCAACGAGATTTTTATTGAATAATCACATTATAGCAGGTGAGTACATAATTTTCATTAGACTAATTTATAGAATAAAATGATACATTACTTTATTAATTCATTATTTTTGTTGAATGGTTAGGGTTTAGTGATGGTAAAAACTTGAGAGATATAAATTTTTAGAGTTCAATGAGAGGGCTGGATTtggtaaaatttattttaaattgggaTAGAATTTTCAACTATTGAAACGTTCAAGAATATTTTGAAGAACCATGTCATCATATATAAAGGGAGAAAAATAAGATACATAAAAAATGACCAAAAAGAAGAGTTAGGTGTGACTGTGAACTTATATTGTGAGgattaagaaacaaaaaatatcaaAGAATANNNNNNNNNNNNNNNNNNNNNNNNNNNNNNNNNNNNNNNNNNNNNNNNNNNNNNNNNNNNNNNNNNNNNNNNNNNNNNNNNNNNNNNNNNNNNNNNNNNNNNNNNNNNNNNNNNNNNNNNNNNNNNNNNNNNNNNNNNNNNNNNNNNNNNNNNNNNNNNNNNNNNNNNNNNNNNNNNNNNNNNNNNNNNNNNNNNNNNNNNNNNNNNNNNNNNNNNNNNNNAGGATGCAAATGGGAAGGATAAAAATGAACTGAACGAGACTGAGGAAAATGTGAATGTGGAAAACAAAACTACTGAAGAAGGTGATGCTAGTGAAGATGTTAATGGAGATACACAAACTAATAAATAAAGATGTTCTAAAATATATACTCTACAATGGTTTATTTATTAGTATTGGAAGAGTAATGTTAGGTAGTCAAAATATTATagacaataaataaaaatacatgatCAATAATATTTGCATTAATAAGAGCACCTCTAATGGTGAGTTCACAACTTGCCATTTGgcaagttattataaaaaaaataataatataaaatctgaaataattaaataattaaataataattaaattagtaataattataataaaaattatattaaataattataaactagaataaattattattccactttaaaaaatatgaaacaaatATTACGTAAGTGAGACAATAAATTAGTGATtacaaaagaaataaattaatacaattaaaatttaaattattctaACCTCTAATATTATGCAGGTGCAGTGAAACAATAAAGAAACAATAAATTAGTGGTTACAAAGAAAAATCAATTAACATTAGTAATATTAAaatgcttgtatgtggagaatttctcttatttttaatGCAAAAAAATTTGAGAACCAAAATAATTCAGTCATAACTAgccaaaaattttttaatttgacttCATTTATATAACTTCTTTacattttgattttttatcttaCTCTTTTGTTACTTAACTTATCACATTATATCCCTAACTATTAAGTTGTAACATCAATAAGactttttataatttgattttcatATATACTATCACATTAAAGACTAAtcataataatatattttgaatagagaaattctccacatacaagtgtTTTTTTATATAAGtctttacaagtcatttatattaacGCGCTTCGAACCGTATTGCACGTTTttactgcaccttcttcttcttcttgctgcacgttcttcttcctcttcctcttcttcttcttcttttctttcgtttcttgcattctctttctccttcttcatttacgtgcttttctctctgctttcttcgttattctcgatttccatagttttttgacatcaaactctctctaaaattattattcttataagacttgtatgtgtagcagccCTCTAAAAATAATAGTGTGTTATGTTGTTCCATTTATTTGTGACTATCTTTATAATTTGTATCAACTTCACTTGTAAATAGCATTAGGTGAGAAATCATTAGGTGCTTACGCTTTGATTAATAATgcaatgaaaatttttttaataagcaTACATATTACAaaaacttgctttaacttactacCATTTAATCCAAAAAATCATTACAAATATTTTTGCAACTTCATCGAAATAGCATTCAAATATTAAACTAAAAGCAAGCTTACACATACATCCAACTTTAAATCTCTTACAAGGTAATAATAACTCCTGTCATGGCCAAAACTAACAATGCTAAAGCCATAAAAATAGATACTACATTAAAATCTCTACTCTTGGAATTAATCTTTAGAATCACATCTTGATGAATCTCTAACATATTAATTTTACTCTGtaattctattagtttttatCCCAAACTAGCATCTTCAGTGTCACAAATGGGTGGCACATTTGCAACCAATTTCGCACTAGACATGACCTCCACAACATCATCATTAAAGCGGATATAAAAAATCTAGCCAGCTTATGCAAAATTTTTTTTGCCTATTTCACAAACATTATTATTcaacacaaatttttttattttaactaattagaatGTCAATAATTGTTTACCTTATATAGTGGGAATCTAAAAAATAATCTGCTCgaattttcatgagtttttgaaataaaaattattGCATACAAACTGCATAAGTATTTTGAGTGTTGTTCCTTCCTGATTTCAACGTTTTTCAGGCTTCTCACATCACCATTGTACGAGATCACTACCACTGGAGAAACTGTGTTTCTCTCCACGGCAATTTGAAAAAGACGAACTTCCTCTACTTGGCATCATCGAAACTGAACCTGGATGTGTCGATTCCTACAAATGAAGAACTAGGGTTTTATGAGACCTTCAATGATGAAGAACGAGAAAGGAGAAGTATTTTGGATACGGCGACGTTTTTATTAACAAGCCCAGGGACTGTTTTGTCCTACTCGCACACGTAGACAGTTAACGGCCACGTGCATGACTTAACGTGCCAAGTCAGCAATCTTTATTAATGAGTCACGCCGGAAAATAGACTGGGAACTGATATGTCTGATGGAGAAAgagattgatctgtgtattaatttttcttagagACTAAAATGTCCGCTTTTAAAATCCTTGGGGACTGAATTGGGTAATTAttctaataaatattatatttttttaggtaaaaaaattaatttgtattttttaaataatttatttatttgatttgaaATATTNNNNNNNNNNNNNNNNNNNNNNNNNNNNNNNNNNNNNNNNNNNNNNNNNNNNNNNNNNNNNNNNNTATATATTTAATAtctagatttttttttgtatttttagatttttcagagaTTATTTGTCGTTAGCATCTTTTTGAGATTATTTTTGTCACATGTAGTTATCTTCatgtaaaattaataattgatttaaCAGTTAACTGTTTAGatgatttaatatatttaattaaattgttaTCAAACAATTTTTAACTATCAAATTCAGATAAAAATAACTAGGTACGAATCTTTTCACCTTTTAGAATTAATCATGTAATTTTAAATTGTAGATCAAGTTAATCTTTTCATCAGTTTGACTAATTAACAAtgtaaaaattacagaaaaattttaggaaataatatttttaataaaattaattaagtgATTCATTAATATTAACTCaaatataaaaacaaatttaaatgatTTCTAAATAGAAAGAACAAGTTGATCTTATTTGAACCACTAGTCTAAATGATTTCTAAATTTTACACTCTGTTAATTAGTCTTTCAAATATTTGAAcattaatcatatttattttttactcAATTTTCCATACACACACCATTATTTTTTCACTCACTCAATTACCTGTTTTGCACGTTTATAAATTATTGATGTAAAACAATATAAATGCGTTGATAAACAATTTcatataatattatttattacatgaattttattttgtaaaatattAGCAACGGTATATTAGTTTTATGGTAATAAAACTAAATTACATAGCAATAATTTATAATAATCCAGAGTTTATAATTATATACTTTCATTCTTCACAATAAACACTTTTTTCATACAAACTAATAAGCCGAAACTATGACAATACGCATTTGCACCTTTTCccttttttataatataattacaGAAAGTTTCTCAAGGCTCCATGACATTCTTCCTAATAGCATATGATATAAAGTTCTTTTCTTAATGTGAATTCGCCAATTTGCCATAAGCCGTACGTAGCTTGTGCCTTCAATTCAGAATTAATACAATGGCTAGTGATCAAATGCACCCTTGACACCCTCAAGGCTCTCCCCCAAGGACAACCTGCGATATAGGGAAAAATATTAGGACAAAAGCTTGCTCTATACATGCCATGTAGCTACAAAGCAAATCACcaacttaaataaataaaagtgagtTTAATAAGTTTTTGGTTCTAAAGTATTAAGTATATAGATATGAGTTTAATAAGCAAATCTCtcaatcttatttatctttttcctACCCATCTCTAAAGTGAGAAAGTTggtaaaatgagaaaataaatgTTTAATCACTCTTAAATTAAGATAGTAAAACTCATATATCATTAAAGTTACAAATTCAATAGTAATTAATCTCTTACTTTTATCACTTTACTATTTTTCTCACTTTAGAGTGTTTTTTTTCCGGGGAGCAAAACCATAAATCTAAGATTTTGATGGAGTTATACTAAGAATCTAAGATTTGAGAGAGAGGTCACATTTTCTGCATTCTACTCTTCAATGCATTTCCTTCTGAGAAATACTATAGCATAAGAGACACAtgataataaatactaaatagagAACCATTAGTTTTCAAAGTGAACAACCAAAAGATTATACTCTTTTCCTCGGTAGTATGTGACTAGAACCCATACTGCTAAAATATAAAACCTTCCAATGCATTATGCACTTGCAGTCAGAAGTGTAAATACAGGGATAAAATATTGGTATACAATACAGGGACAGATTATTCACAACATATCTGATTATCAGTATTTCCTTCATAGTGAGCATCAACGAAATAAGGAAGAAAGACAATACGTCATGCACTTAAAAAAGGAAGCAAGGATCTACTTATAAAAGAAAAGCTTTTAAAAATAGAAGTATACACGTAAAAGGTTCAAAATCTAAAGTTCTCGGCTTCTTTTGATACACCATGAAAAGGAGAACAGGTACAAGACTTAGAATAGTAACAACTAGACCCTGTAAAGATGTACAAGTAGCATCAAGGAATGATACCTCCCACTATAGGTCAAAACTCCAACAGACCATTCAAATTTCTCTAATCAGTTATGAATCTGGCCTTCCCTAGCAACTATAACTCCCTCTGGAATGATAAGGTGGCTTTTCTTATGAAAAAGTggctttttctatttcaatcactATGGTCAAATACATAATCCCTAAAGAAAAGTATATGAGCtgcttttatgaaaaaaaaaccaacaaaactAATTTGTCACTCAATTTTTACATCCGTATGTCAGCcatatcaaatatttttaatgttGGCTAATCACCAAACCTAAAAGGACTTACATCCAATCAAAAAACtgtttataataaactagtattctctgtttaattttctgcatctTTGTCTTAAAAATTTATAATGTGAAAGCAGAATGTTCATTTTATGGAAAGGAATAAAACAGTAACTaaacataaaatttaaaagtctaagaCCCCACAAGCATAATGCCATGGCTCCATACATTGCAGAACAACTCTTTTGCTAactcattaaaaaattaaaaatagataaataaataaatataatcagCATCAGGTTGTAGAATCTGAGCATACCTATGCATACAGTATTTGTACTCTTGGCCTCGAATGAAGTCCTTTTCTCCCTCTTCAAGCTACACATAAAAACACAATAGAAAGAATCTCCAAAACGTAAGAACAAGCATGAATCTCGATACTATCAGAAACTCAAAAAGGTTATCATGCAGAATTTCGCCTCACCGGGTCACTCTCGTATATAAGCTCATAACAAGACGGCGAAAGGCATCGCAAGGCACAATTCTCCCTTGCTATGTTAGATGATTTGCATTGCCAGCCCCATATCCCACTatcacaaaataaaatgaaaaccaCAAATGTGAATCAACAGTTGCCAAATATCAAATATATTCtcaaatccaaaacaaatatccaagaaaacaaagaaaaatggcTAACACCAAACATGGCAGTCACCAAGTACCAAATGCAAATCAACAATAGTCAGCAAAACTCCACAAATATTCTACAAAACCCAATTAAATATtcaagaaaataatttaaaaaaaaaaagagtttactTGGAATACACTTATATTGTCATCCAATCAAATTCATTCTTTCAAATGACCAAGTAAGCAGTGAGTATGAAACATAATTACTAGTCCTAATGTAAAAAAGGAAACCCTTACCCTAAAATGGAGAAACCAAATTGCACATGTTAATCTCAGAATAGCACTAAAATTCGAAGCAACTGTGCTTCATTACAATAGCATATGAATTAATATACAACAGCTACCAAAATATCACCTTCCACTTTTACTTGACAActaaatattttctattttggtaatatttttataaatttgatTAAAGAAGACGAAGTGAACACCAACCTGTCAATATCAGTATAGCACTGAAGCTTCTTCTGCCTCACTTCAGCATCctgcatatacatatacatatgaaatcacaaataaaatttaaaataagcaataaataggataaaaagggtATTCAAATTGAAGCATTTAGAGGGGAGAAGGTGCGTACGGAAACTGGGTAACGGGATTTGGCGAGAATCGGTGAAGAAAGGAAGAGGAGCGACGAGAATAAGAGTAGAGATAAGAGTGAAATTCGAAGGGAAATTAACATTTCGAATTGTTTAGGGGAAAAGAGAGAGAATCGAACAAGGGAAGGGAATAAACACTGCGAAAGTCTTGATTCTAATTTAGCCGTTAATCGATGaatataaatactaaattatttttaataaataaatttattaatttatatatataaatttttatatatatagatataaattatattaatNNNNNNNNNNNNNNNNNNNNNNNNNNNNNNNNNNNNNNNNNNNNNNNNNNNNNNNNNNNNNNNNNNNNNNNNNNNNNNNNNNNNNNNNNNNNNNNNNNNNNNNNNNNNNNNNNNNNNNNNNNNNNNNNNNNNNNNNNNNNNNNNNNNNNNNNNNNNNNNNNNNNNNNNNNNNNNNNNNNNNNNNNNNNNNNNNNNNNNNNNNNNNNNNNNNNNNNNNNNNNNNNNNNNNNNNNNNNNNNNNNNNNNNNNNNNNNNNNNNNNNNNNNNNNNNNNNNNNNNNNNNNNNNNNNNNNNNNNNNNNNNNNNNNNNNNNNNNNNNNNNNNNNNNNNNNNNNNNNNNNNNNNNNNNNNNNNNNNNNNNNNNNNNNNNNNNNNNNNNNNNNNNNNNNNNNNNNNNNNNNNNNNNNNNNNNNNNNNNNNNNNNNNNNNNNNNNNNNNNNNNNNNNNNNNNNNNNNNNNNNNNNNNNNNNNNNNNNNNNNNNNNNNNNNNNNNNNNNNNNNNNNNNNNNNNNNNNNNNNNNNNNNNNNNNNNNNNNNNNNNNNNNNNNNNNNNNNNNNNNNNNNNNNNNNNNNNNNNNNNNNNNNNNNNNNNNNNNNNNNNNNNNNNNNNNNNNNNNNNNNNNNNNNNNNNNNNNNNNNNNNNNNNNNNNNNNNNNNNNNNNNNNNNNNNNNNNNNNNNNNNNNNNNNNNNNNNNNNNNNNNNNNNNNNNNNNNNNNNNNNNNNNNNNNNNNNNNNNNNNNNNNNNNNNNNNNNNNNNNNNNNNNNNNNNNNNNNNNNNNNNNNNNNNNNNNNNNNNNNNNNNNNNNNNNNNNNNNNNNNNNNNNNNNNNNNNNNNNNNNNNNNNNNNNNNNNNNNNNNNNNNNNNNNNNNNNNNNNNNNNNNNNNNNNNNNNNNNNNNNNNNNNNNNNNNNNNNNNNNNNNNNNNNNNNNNNNNNNNNNNNNNTAGTATGAAGGATAAATTGTGAAGAGTGAATATGTTTTAGAGAAAAACATTAtagtaataaaaataactatttgccaatgagttatagctcaaatggcatagtcttcccatactcaattaagaggttgcgggttcgagtctcatatctttggttaaaaaaaataataataaaaaaataaataaaaataactatttttagaTTGACAATATAATTATTTGTTGTGATAAGAATGGAATGAATGCCATTTATTAATTGGGCAGCTGAGGTTTTCAAAGCTTGTAACATACACACAGCAATAATAAAAGTaaatactttctctctctctctttcttatatGCACTACAATATAGAGCACTTTTTACTTTCTTTCTTCACATActactaatataatattaatatattatctttaTAGTAGTATAATAGTATTGGTAAATACTGATagtattgtttttctatttatactttattacctcttctttatttattttagaacacgttatcagcacgagactctaatcaaatttttaagaagactcgggtaacaaattttcattatgtcgaaactctctcatcttgaattcaatgctcttgatatatttgaaaacaactatttatcatagatactagatgctaaaatccatcttgactcaatggatcttggagatactatTAAGggtgaaaataatgcatcccaaaaggataaagccaaagtcatgatttttcttcgtcgtcatcttgacgaaagattgaaaaatgaatatctcacattaaaagatcttgcagatctttggaaagaccttgaagaaaggtataatcataaaaaaacggtgatacttccttaAGCCTggtatgaatggacgcacttgcgcctgcaggattttaaatccataaatgaatataattctacaatgtttcgaatcacctcacgaatgaaattatgtgggaaaaagatatctgataatgatatgttagagaaaattttttcgaccttccatgcctcgaatgtgctcctacagcagcagtatcgagaaaaaagatttaaaaaatattctgagttaatttcttgccttcttgttgctgaacgcaacaatgagttgcttttaaaaaaacacgaagcgcgcccagctggcgcagccccatttcctgaagtaaatgtggCAAATCATTACcctagaagaggtaaatggcaaggttttggcaacaaaaaaaattatggaagaaaaaaaaattatgttcaaaagagaggatctcaccagaagtgggataaagaaagaaatattgggcaaaataaatcaatagaggataagtgtttccgttgtagtggaaagggccattggtcgcgtACATGTCGTACACCAAGGCACCTAGTCTATCTTTATCAagtatctttgaaaaaggatgataaaggaaaggaaacaaattttgtttcaaatgatgctgaaaatttcaccactcattataatgtatctaatttctttgaggatcctaaaGGAAATATTgaccatttgatcaatgatgaaatAATTTAATATGTgtatttgttaagtattcatgttaataaataatgtaagaaattTCTTAGTTAAGTTTTAtgcatttgaatttcaaaatgaCTGAATgtgctaataataataaaatttttagtatatgaTACTATGTACAGTACTTCTTAGAAAAACAATTTCAATTAAGAATATAATTTTACTgtacatatatttttat from Arachis ipaensis cultivar K30076 chromosome B09, Araip1.1, whole genome shotgun sequence includes these protein-coding regions:
- the LOC107619481 gene encoding uncharacterized protein LOC107619481; translated protein: MLISLRISLLSLLLFSSLLFLSSPILAKSRYPVSDAEVRQKKLQCYTDIDSGIWGWQCKSSNIARENCALRCLSPSCYELIYESDPLEEGEKDFIRGQEYKYCMHRLSLGESLEGVKGAFDH